In Finegoldia magna ATCC 53516, a genomic segment contains:
- a CDS encoding methyltransferase domain-containing protein gives MNKQYTDEEIRQQVTNFYDNIAVGKTSTEVNSIDLYKSLGYDPKLLEKIPEEVSSGLSCGNPLDNLVLKDTDTLLDLGCGMGLDVFMARITYPNSNTIYGMDRLESMIKKASKVRDKKGFKNIEFVQGELIDMPFEDNSIDKIISNCVINLEPNKQKVYEEIHRILKPNGMFIISDITLKKQLNDDILSLDNIYGS, from the coding sequence ATGAACAAACAATACACAGACGAAGAAATAAGACAACAAGTAACAAATTTCTACGATAACATAGCAGTAGGTAAGACGAGCACAGAAGTAAATTCAATAGACTTATACAAATCCTTAGGTTACGATCCTAAATTACTAGAAAAAATCCCTGAAGAAGTATCATCAGGACTATCTTGTGGAAATCCACTTGATAACCTAGTATTAAAAGACACCGACACACTACTAGATTTGGGGTGTGGAATGGGATTAGATGTCTTCATGGCAAGAATAACATATCCTAATTCCAATACAATTTATGGAATGGATAGGCTAGAGTCCATGATAAAAAAAGCTAGTAAAGTACGAGATAAAAAAGGATTCAAAAATATTGAATTTGTCCAAGGAGAACTTATCGACATGCCATTTGAAGATAACTCCATCGACAAAATCATAAGTAACTGTGTAATAAACCTTGAGCCTAACAAACAAAAAGTCTACGAAGAAATCCATCGAATCCTCAAACCAAATGGAATGTTCATAATCAGTGACATCACACTGAAAAAACAACTAAACGATGATATCTTATCATTAGACAACATTTACGGATCCTGA
- a CDS encoding ArsR/SmtB family transcription factor, producing MNNKQIADTFKALSDEKRIDILQLLQNGEQCACVLLEKLNLTQSGLSYHMKILTNSKIIESRQEGKWTYYKISEKQCHNLANLLIDITKL from the coding sequence ATGAACAACAAACAAATAGCAGACACATTTAAAGCATTGAGCGATGAAAAAAGAATAGATATTTTACAATTGTTGCAAAATGGAGAACAATGCGCATGTGTACTTTTAGAAAAACTGAACTTAACACAATCAGGATTGTCTTATCATATGAAGATACTTACAAATTCAAAAATAATAGAATCTAGACAAGAAGGAAAATGGACATACTATAAAATTTCAGAAAAACAATGTCACAATCTAGCAAATCTATTAATAGACATCACGAAGTTATAA
- the rpmH gene encoding 50S ribosomal protein L34, with product MKRTYQPNNRKRKKDHGFRNRMATRGGRAVLKARRRKGRKVLSA from the coding sequence ATGAAAAGAACTTATCAACCAAATAACAGAAAAAGAAAAAAAGACCACGGATTTAGAAATAGAATGGCTACTAGAGGTGGAAGAGCTGTTTTAAAGGCTAGAAGAAGAAAAGGTAGAAAAGTATTATCAGCTTAG
- the rnpA gene encoding ribonuclease P protein component — translation MDKSVRLRDNREYNVVYKRGKTYYNRNFSLVVYNSKKGTRIGFSVTKKYGNAVERNRIKRKLREIVRLNFSEFDKGLDMVIIPKKNTEDLTYKQLESALLHVCRKASNKKCRK, via the coding sequence ATGGATAAAAGTGTAAGGTTAAGAGATAACAGGGAATACAATGTTGTCTACAAGAGGGGAAAGACTTATTATAATAGAAACTTCTCTTTGGTAGTATACAATTCAAAAAAAGGAACTCGAATCGGATTCTCTGTTACTAAAAAGTACGGCAATGCCGTTGAAAGAAACAGAATCAAGAGGAAACTGAGAGAGATTGTAAGGCTTAATTTCTCTGAGTTTGACAAGGGCTTGGATATGGTTATTATCCCGAAGAAAAACACTGAAGACTTAACTTACAAACAGCTAGAATCTGCATTATTGCACGTTTGTAGAAAGGCATCGAATAAAAAATGTCGAAAGTGA
- the yidD gene encoding membrane protein insertion efficiency factor YidD: MSKVMIFLIKFYQKAISPYLGHGKCKYYPTCSQYALEAFRKKPFFKALVLTIWRILRCNPFSKGGYDPLK; the protein is encoded by the coding sequence ATGTCGAAAGTGATGATATTTTTAATCAAATTTTACCAAAAAGCTATATCGCCGTATTTGGGGCATGGAAAGTGTAAATACTATCCAACTTGTTCACAATATGCGTTGGAGGCTTTCAGAAAAAAGCCGTTTTTCAAGGCGTTAGTGCTTACTATTTGGCGAATTTTAAGATGTAATCCATTTTCAAAAGGCGGATATGACCCACTAAAATAA
- a CDS encoding YidC/Oxa1 family membrane protein insertase has product MQIIANVFGTILRFIYENISHVMAEPKSISYFAISILLLTLIYKLITLPVTIHTQKTQEQNALMQPEIKEIQRKYKNDPQTQQLKMQELYKKYNFNPLSGCLPIILQMVLVLALFRVMREPGKYMFDNVAKINEIARNFFWIPDLTKPDPVLFGLPLINAFTQFLVAKISMPTNNKDKKSNEPDQMEMMNKSMIYFMPIFMFFISSKYASGLILYWGFSNVLEVIIRLIIKNKDKKDVAEEVR; this is encoded by the coding sequence TTGCAAATAATTGCAAATGTATTTGGAACTATTCTTAGGTTCATATATGAAAACATCTCACATGTGATGGCTGAACCTAAAAGTATATCGTATTTTGCGATATCAATTCTTTTATTAACACTTATTTATAAGCTTATAACTCTTCCGGTAACTATTCATACGCAAAAAACTCAAGAACAAAATGCTTTGATGCAACCGGAAATTAAGGAAATTCAAAGAAAATACAAGAACGACCCACAAACTCAACAATTAAAGATGCAAGAATTATACAAGAAGTATAATTTCAATCCTTTAAGTGGTTGTTTGCCAATTATCTTACAAATGGTTTTGGTTTTGGCATTATTTAGAGTAATGAGAGAACCAGGCAAATACATGTTTGATAATGTGGCTAAGATTAACGAGATTGCTCGTAATTTCTTCTGGATACCTGATTTGACTAAACCAGACCCAGTATTATTTGGATTACCTTTAATAAATGCGTTCACTCAATTTTTAGTAGCAAAGATCAGTATGCCTACTAATAACAAGGATAAGAAATCAAATGAACCTGATCAAATGGAAATGATGAACAAATCAATGATTTATTTCATGCCTATATTTATGTTCTTCATTTCAAGCAAATACGCTTCAGGTTTGATTCTTTATTGGGGATTTTCTAACGTTTTAGAAGTTATAATAAGGTTAATAATTAAGAATAAAGACAAAAAAGATGTTGCGGAGGAAGTTAGATGA
- the jag gene encoding RNA-binding cell elongation regulator Jag/EloR: MRSTVVSAKTVEECVNKALDKLQANRNEVNIEVINEAKQGFLGLFGAKDAVVRVSLKDDVKEKGTGDFVKNILNSDSNSVETEQKEDTKVIEDKKIVEEVKTEPTKDDKEEIVEKPVKPEKPEKPVEPVEAEEAVKSEETEEEQDTEPDVTIDRNDELFITSKNFLKQMIEDMGIDCDIESRTEGNMIKFNIMCSEESDIGIIIGKRGETLDSLQYIVNLVTNRNADTYIRVILDCNQYRSKRERSLQKLARRLADKAVQTGRDIKLEPMNPYERRIIHTYLQNDEKVNTFSQGNEPNRRVIIKRK; this comes from the coding sequence ATGAGAAGCACAGTAGTTAGTGCGAAGACTGTTGAAGAATGTGTCAATAAAGCTTTGGATAAGCTTCAAGCTAATCGAAACGAAGTTAACATCGAAGTTATAAATGAAGCTAAACAAGGTTTTTTGGGCTTGTTTGGAGCAAAGGACGCTGTCGTTAGAGTGTCATTAAAAGACGATGTTAAAGAAAAGGGAACAGGCGATTTTGTGAAGAATATCCTAAACTCTGACTCTAACTCAGTTGAAACAGAACAAAAAGAAGATACTAAAGTTATAGAAGATAAGAAAATTGTAGAAGAAGTTAAAACAGAACCTACAAAAGATGATAAGGAAGAAATCGTAGAAAAACCAGTAAAACCAGAAAAACCAGAAAAACCAGTAGAACCAGTAGAAGCTGAAGAAGCTGTAAAATCTGAAGAAACTGAAGAAGAACAAGATACTGAACCTGATGTTACTATTGATAGAAACGACGAACTTTTCATCACAAGCAAGAATTTCTTGAAACAAATGATTGAAGATATGGGAATTGATTGCGATATCGAATCTAGAACTGAAGGAAATATGATTAAGTTCAATATTATGTGTTCAGAAGAATCTGATATCGGAATTATCATAGGAAAAAGGGGAGAAACATTAGATTCTCTTCAATATATCGTAAACTTGGTTACTAATAGAAATGCAGACACTTATATAAGAGTTATTTTGGATTGCAACCAATACAGATCAAAAAGAGAGAGATCTCTTCAAAAATTAGCTAGAAGATTAGCTGATAAGGCTGTTCAAACAGGAAGAGATATCAAGCTTGAACCTATGAATCCATACGAAAGAAGAATCATTCACACTTATCTTCAAAACGATGAAAAAGTGAATACATTCTCTCAAGGCAATGAGCCTAATAGAAGAGTTATTATTAAAAGAAAATAA
- a CDS encoding ABC transporter ATP-binding protein, which yields MIKNNVKKKNLILYFVAIVLTWTEALVNPVIVSLIIKSFENKDTVFLMKALVFGILCGIIMLIGDSGKRLYYSYVIADFRESFKLKVFNHFLKSENHIDNDIVSSIEKDSSQIENNYIEPTVIIISSIGFTSVSIIYALTRNFLLGMLFIVFYSIPALMSNYGSNRLDNKSEELSKADDAFMNKLQDIKNGRSIIKIYNVSDFFINLYHKYLKQDVDTYKGYEIIRTKNNIVINLVDIVCSMIPLILGGYLSFNGKISSSVFISVYLVSYNIGYQFQELAYFNNTRSSSKYLLKKYDYIYQDIDNVEINLNDEVFPITFDNLSFSYDDKDIIKDFNFKIEKGDKVAIIGESGCGKSTLLNLIFNNLTASKGSIMFNKKELSTAEIRSFTSFISQESYVFNLNLEDNITLGDNDINLEKLNGIIDKLQINHLKSKVLSNDSLSGGERQRVEIARAMYHDRKLILADEIKSNLDKKNREIIDDIIFSSKNTVIEVIHQYGDETLKKYDKVIDMR from the coding sequence ATGATAAAAAACAATGTTAAGAAGAAAAATCTTATTTTATATTTTGTTGCGATAGTTCTCACATGGACAGAGGCTTTGGTGAATCCTGTAATAGTATCATTGATTATAAAATCATTTGAGAATAAAGACACAGTATTTTTGATGAAAGCACTTGTGTTTGGGATTTTGTGTGGAATTATAATGCTGATAGGTGATAGTGGAAAGAGACTTTACTATTCGTATGTAATAGCTGATTTTAGAGAATCTTTTAAGTTAAAAGTGTTCAATCATTTTTTAAAAAGTGAAAATCATATCGATAATGATATTGTCAGCAGTATAGAAAAGGATTCAAGTCAAATTGAAAACAACTACATTGAACCAACGGTAATTATTATATCGTCGATTGGTTTTACAAGTGTTTCCATCATTTATGCACTAACAAGAAATTTCCTTTTGGGGATGCTTTTTATAGTATTCTACAGTATTCCAGCGCTTATGAGTAATTACGGGAGTAATAGATTAGATAATAAATCTGAAGAATTATCAAAAGCTGATGATGCTTTTATGAATAAATTACAAGACATCAAAAATGGAAGAAGCATCATCAAAATTTACAATGTATCCGACTTTTTCATTAATTTGTATCACAAATATTTAAAGCAGGATGTGGATACTTATAAGGGATATGAAATTATACGAACAAAAAACAACATTGTGATTAATTTGGTTGATATAGTATGCTCTATGATTCCTCTTATTCTTGGAGGGTATTTGAGTTTTAATGGTAAAATATCGTCAAGCGTATTCATCAGTGTTTACTTAGTTAGTTATAATATAGGATATCAGTTCCAAGAACTTGCATATTTTAATAATACACGTTCATCATCAAAGTATCTCTTAAAAAAGTACGACTACATTTATCAAGATATTGATAATGTAGAAATAAATCTTAATGATGAAGTTTTTCCAATTACTTTTGATAATTTGAGTTTTTCGTATGATGATAAAGATATTATTAAAGATTTTAATTTTAAGATAGAAAAGGGTGACAAGGTCGCAATTATAGGAGAAAGTGGTTGTGGTAAAAGTACATTATTGAATTTAATATTTAATAATTTAACAGCATCTAAAGGAAGTATTATGTTTAATAAAAAGGAATTATCAACCGCTGAGATCAGGAGTTTTACTAGCTTTATATCACAAGAAAGTTATGTTTTTAATCTTAATTTAGAAGATAACATTACTTTAGGAGATAATGATATTAATTTAGAAAAATTAAATGGAATAATTGATAAGTTACAGATAAATCATCTTAAATCCAAAGTTTTATCCAATGATAGTTTGTCAGGAGGAGAAAGACAAAGGGTAGAAATTGCAAGAGCAATGTATCACGACAGAAAATTAATTTTAGCAGATGAAATAAAGTCTAATTTGGATAAGAAAAATAGAGAAATAATAGATGATATTATATTCTCTTCAAAAAATACAGTAATAGAAGTAATTCATCAATACGGTGACGAAACTTTAAAAAAATACGATAAAGTTATAGATATGAGGTAA
- the mnmE gene encoding tRNA uridine-5-carboxymethylaminomethyl(34) synthesis GTPase MnmE — protein sequence MDDCIAAISSATGEAGIGIVRMTGEGCVDVLDSVFKRANDNADLINRKMTYGHIVDDNEIVDEVLVCYMKAPHTYTREDVVEIYTHGGVVAVRKVLEVLLNNGARLAEAGEFTKRAFLNGRIDLSQAEAIIDMIKAKTDKAYSVSMKQLEGSVNRNIKQLRDQLLDMLSHVEYSINFTEDMQDELDNTPVLNEGKEVLDKLKKLSESANRGRIIRDGINTTIIGKPNVGKSSLLNALLKENRAIVTDIPGTTRDVIEEYIDLDGISLKINDTAGIRDTEDIVEKIGVEKSVSFISDSDLIIAIFDSSREFDDEDRKILDLIRDKKSIVLLNKIDLDGGFDFDENLEGIEVIRISIKQNEGIEDLENKIIEMFNDGYIEANNDNIITNIRHRDIINKAIKSLESSLHDMECGVPIDCFEVDLRNAWEILGEITGETVDDDVLNKIFSDFCIGK from the coding sequence ATGGACGATTGTATTGCAGCTATTAGCTCTGCTACTGGTGAAGCGGGAATTGGCATTGTTCGAATGACTGGAGAGGGTTGCGTGGATGTGCTTGATTCTGTGTTCAAAAGGGCTAATGATAATGCTGATTTAATAAATAGAAAAATGACTTATGGCCACATTGTTGACGATAATGAGATCGTCGATGAGGTCTTGGTTTGTTATATGAAGGCTCCTCACACTTACACTCGTGAGGATGTCGTGGAGATTTACACTCACGGTGGGGTTGTCGCTGTGAGAAAGGTGTTGGAAGTTCTGTTAAATAATGGTGCAAGACTTGCTGAGGCAGGTGAGTTCACTAAGAGGGCTTTCTTGAACGGTAGGATTGATTTGTCTCAAGCTGAGGCGATTATCGATATGATTAAGGCGAAGACTGACAAGGCGTACTCTGTGAGTATGAAACAGTTGGAGGGTAGTGTTAACAGAAATATCAAACAGTTGAGAGACCAATTGTTGGATATGCTATCTCATGTGGAGTATTCTATTAATTTTACTGAAGATATGCAGGACGAATTGGACAACACTCCTGTTTTGAACGAGGGCAAGGAAGTTTTGGATAAGCTTAAAAAGCTTTCTGAGAGTGCAAACAGAGGTAGAATTATCAGAGATGGTATCAATACTACGATAATTGGTAAGCCAAATGTAGGCAAATCTTCTTTGTTGAATGCTTTGTTGAAGGAAAACAGGGCTATCGTTACGGATATTCCAGGAACTACTCGTGATGTCATCGAAGAATACATCGATTTGGACGGGATAAGTCTGAAGATTAACGATACTGCAGGTATTAGAGATACTGAGGATATCGTGGAGAAAATCGGTGTCGAAAAATCTGTGTCTTTTATTTCTGATTCGGATTTGATTATTGCGATTTTCGATTCTTCGAGAGAGTTTGACGATGAGGACAGGAAGATTTTGGATCTTATTCGAGATAAAAAGTCGATTGTTTTGTTGAATAAGATTGATTTGGATGGTGGATTTGATTTCGATGAAAATTTGGAAGGAATCGAGGTTATTCGCATATCTATCAAGCAAAACGAGGGTATTGAGGATTTAGAAAACAAGATTATAGAGATGTTTAATGACGGATATATTGAAGCTAATAACGACAATATTATCACCAACATTAGACATAGAGATATTATTAACAAAGCTATTAAATCTTTGGAGAGTTCACTTCACGATATGGAATGTGGTGTTCCTATCGATTGTTTCGAGGTTGATTTGAGAAATGCTTGGGAAATTCTTGGCGAAATCACTGGAGAAACTGTGGATGATGATGTGTTGAACAAGATTTTTAGCGATTTTTGTATAGGTAAATAA
- the mnmG gene encoding tRNA uridine-5-carboxymethylaminomethyl(34) synthesis enzyme MnmG translates to MDRLYYENPYDVVVVGAGHAGCEAALATARLGLKTAIMSISLDSVADLPCNPNIGGTGKGHLVKEVDALGGEMGLVIDKTYIQSRMLNTSKGPAVHSLRVQADKRKYHDEMKSVLENTENLDLIEAEVVDIGVEDNKIKSVTTAQGAIFPTRAVILATGTYLKGLVMMGEYTYESGPHGMKSSKKLSDSLKNLGIELRRFKTGTPARVHKDSLNYEVMTVQPGDDDVIPFSFLNDGKDISKKQENCYLTYTTHKTKQIIEDNLERSPMYAGIVKGVGPRYCPSIEDKIVRFPDRDEHQVFVEPEGLSTKEMYIQGVSSTLPEEVQKEMYKTIIGFENVRFMRSAYGIEYDCIDPTILKRTLEHLEINNLFFAGQINGSSGYEEAAGQGIIAGINAAMNLLGKEPFVLDRSDAYIGVLIDDLVTKGTNEPYRMMTSRCEYRLTLRQDNADLRLTERAHEIGLATDERYEKMLHKKKTIDEEIERLKSIMVTPTEETNEKLRKLGSSELKTGINLLDLIKRPELTYDKTEEFDVNRPELPRYLRLQVETHIKYEGYIAKQMSQIKQFKKLENRKLYMIEDYKEVMGLSNEAVQKLNDIKPESLGQASRISGVSPSDINVLLIYMETRKK, encoded by the coding sequence ATGGATAGATTATATTATGAAAATCCCTACGATGTCGTGGTTGTAGGAGCGGGTCACGCTGGTTGCGAGGCGGCGTTAGCTACGGCGAGATTGGGGTTAAAGACTGCGATTATGAGTATAAGTTTGGATTCTGTGGCTGATTTGCCATGTAATCCAAACATTGGTGGCACTGGAAAGGGTCACTTAGTGAAGGAAGTTGACGCATTAGGCGGCGAGATGGGGCTTGTTATCGACAAGACTTACATTCAATCGAGAATGTTGAACACTTCCAAGGGTCCTGCGGTTCACTCATTGAGGGTTCAAGCGGACAAGAGAAAATACCACGATGAGATGAAAAGCGTGTTGGAAAACACTGAAAACTTGGATTTGATTGAAGCGGAAGTCGTGGATATTGGGGTTGAAGACAACAAAATAAAATCCGTAACTACTGCACAGGGAGCGATTTTCCCAACAAGGGCTGTGATTCTTGCGACTGGGACATATCTTAAAGGACTTGTGATGATGGGTGAATACACTTATGAATCAGGGCCTCACGGTATGAAATCATCTAAGAAATTATCAGATTCTTTGAAAAATTTGGGAATTGAACTTAGAAGATTTAAGACTGGAACTCCTGCGAGAGTTCACAAGGATAGTTTGAATTACGAAGTGATGACTGTGCAACCTGGTGATGACGATGTTATTCCTTTTTCGTTTTTGAATGACGGCAAGGATATTTCAAAGAAGCAAGAAAACTGCTATTTGACCTACACTACACATAAAACAAAACAAATTATTGAAGATAATTTGGAGAGATCTCCGATGTATGCTGGAATTGTAAAGGGTGTGGGTCCACGTTATTGTCCTTCGATTGAAGACAAAATCGTTAGATTTCCAGACCGCGACGAGCATCAAGTATTTGTGGAACCTGAAGGTTTGAGCACGAAGGAAATGTACATTCAAGGTGTGTCATCGACTCTTCCAGAAGAGGTGCAAAAAGAAATGTACAAGACAATCATTGGTTTCGAAAACGTGAGATTTATGAGAAGTGCGTACGGAATCGAATATGATTGTATTGATCCTACTATATTAAAGAGAACTTTGGAACATTTGGAAATCAATAATTTGTTCTTTGCAGGACAAATCAACGGATCCAGTGGATATGAAGAAGCTGCCGGTCAAGGAATTATCGCAGGAATCAATGCTGCTATGAATTTGCTTGGCAAAGAGCCATTTGTATTGGATAGATCAGACGCGTACATTGGCGTATTGATAGATGATTTGGTAACCAAAGGAACTAACGAGCCATACCGAATGATGACTAGCAGATGTGAGTATCGTTTGACTTTGAGACAAGATAATGCTGATTTGAGACTTACTGAAAGGGCTCACGAGATAGGTCTTGCAACAGATGAAAGATACGAGAAAATGCTTCACAAGAAGAAGACGATTGACGAGGAAATCGAAAGATTGAAGTCAATAATGGTGACTCCAACAGAAGAAACCAACGAAAAATTGAGAAAACTTGGATCATCAGAACTTAAAACAGGCATTAATTTGTTGGATTTAATCAAAAGACCAGAATTAACATACGATAAAACAGAAGAATTTGACGTTAATAGACCAGAACTGCCTAGATATTTGAGACTACAAGTGGAAACTCACATCAAATACGAAGGCTACATTGCAAAACAAATGAGCCAAATCAAGCAATTTAAAAAGCTTGAAAACAGAAAACTATATATGATTGAAGATTACAAGGAAGTTATGGGCCTTTCCAATGAAGCTGTACAAAAACTTAATGACATCAAACCAGAATCGTTGGGTCAAGCGAGTCGAATTAGCGGTGTAAGTCCTTCTGACATCAACGTTTTATTGATTTATATGGAAACGAGGAAGAAATAA
- the rsmG gene encoding 16S rRNA (guanine(527)-N(7))-methyltransferase RsmG — MSLKETLNDYEIQLDDNQIDLLLKYMDLVLEKNKVMNLTAITEEEMFHVKHFVDSLYVLNLFDFEENKTIIDVGTGAGFPAIPIKIARNDLKFTLLDSLRKRVDFLRDVIDELQLTDIKAVHERAEECTRTAEYRERYDYCISRAVSKLNTLAEFCLPFVKVGGYMIAMKGKSDETDVGENAIKILGGKIEQTIDYKIDDEDRSLVIIKKIKETPKKYPRGGGKPKKNPL; from the coding sequence ATGTCATTAAAAGAAACATTGAACGATTATGAAATACAATTGGATGACAATCAAATAGATTTGCTGTTAAAATACATGGATTTGGTGTTGGAAAAGAACAAAGTAATGAACTTGACAGCAATCACTGAAGAAGAAATGTTTCACGTGAAACATTTTGTGGATTCCTTGTATGTGTTGAATTTGTTCGATTTTGAGGAAAACAAAACTATAATTGACGTGGGAACTGGGGCAGGATTTCCAGCTATTCCAATAAAAATAGCACGAAATGATTTGAAGTTCACATTGCTCGACAGTTTAAGAAAAAGAGTTGATTTCTTAAGGGATGTTATAGATGAACTACAACTTACAGACATCAAAGCAGTCCACGAAAGAGCAGAAGAATGCACGAGAACTGCTGAATACAGAGAACGATACGATTATTGTATATCACGTGCAGTGTCAAAGCTTAATACGTTGGCTGAGTTCTGTTTACCATTTGTAAAAGTCGGAGGATACATGATAGCCATGAAGGGCAAATCCGACGAAACAGACGTAGGAGAGAACGCAATCAAAATCCTCGGTGGCAAAATAGAACAAACTATTGATTACAAAATAGATGACGAGGACAGAAGCTTGGTTATAATAAAGAAAATCAAAGAAACTCCGAAGAAATACCCACGTGGTGGCGGCAAACCAAAGAAAAACCCACTATAA